TCGGCCTGAATGCATTCATGCGGGCTGTCGGTGTCGATGCCCACGACGGCAACCGTCTCGAGGCCCAAGGCCGTCACCCCGCGGCAAAAGCCCGAGGCCATGTGGCGCGCGTAGGCGAGATGCGGAGGCGGCCCGACGAGCGCCACACGACGGCGACCGAGACTGGCAAGGCGCTTGACGGCGCTTTCGGCGTAGGCCTCGTTGTCGAAGTCGAAATAGGGATGGACGATGCCCATGCTGGTCCGGCCATGGGTCGCAAACGGCACGCCTCGCTCGGTCAGAAAGCGAACGCGCGCATCGTCGGGCTCGATGCGGGCAAACAGGATGCCGTCGGCGGCGCCGGCCTCGACGATGTTGCGGACCGGCTCGAGAGGATTCGAGGCCGGATCGTGCATCATCACGACCAACTGGTAGGTCGACGACGACAGGGCCTCGGAAATGCCATAGATGAGCTGCGAATTGATACCCAGCTCTTCCGCTTCGGTGGCCAGGACCAGGGCAATGACGTGACTGCGCCCCGTACGGAGACGAACGCCGGCCCGGTTCGGCTGATAGCCGAGGCTGTCGGCCAGCTTACGGACGCGTGCCTTCGTCTCCTCTCCGATGTCCGGCGCATCGTGCAGGGCCCGCGATACCGTCGTCACGCCAAGGCCGGCCAGCCGGGCGATGGTCTTGAGCGTCGGCCGAGCGGGCGGCTGAGCGGGCGCGTCTTCCGAGCGCGTCTCGTCGTGCGATACCATATTGCCAATCAGCGCAATCCCCCGGTCGTTGCCGGCGGCGCTGCTCCTCCCAATCGTTCACCCTACATCCTTTGGGCGAGGAACAGAACAGAGGCTTGCGTATTGTTGCGCCTTTGAGTAAGGCTACTGTAACGTTACAGGAGAGAATGCCGCGGGCAACCGCGGAAGGCGCGCCGGCAAGTCGCCAACTGTGATATCGCGAATTCCAGAGGAGATTTCAGCGATATTTCAGCGAGTTGCCGATGGGGGAGCGAGAGGAGCCAACAGTCGCCGCTGTTCTGTCATCGGCCGTCCGGTCGGATCGTTTGGGTAATTCCATTTTCCTGACCGTCATTTGCCAATGACTCTCTCGAAAGATGCGCAACCCTGCGGCGTGGGCCGTCCGGGAAGCGTTTGGTCGCGGCGGGGAGCTTGTCGCCGCAGGAGGAAAGGGAGGATCGAGATGTCCTTTGGTATCAATCGTCGCACCTTCACGGTCGTGTCGGCCGCCGCCCTGATGGCGACAGTGGCCGGCTCGGCCCTTGCGCAGTCGGGTGAGTACCCGCGCAACGAAACGCTCTACATGAGCGGTGCCCAGTGGGGCAACATTGTCGGCTTCAACCCCTATTTCGGCAACTTTGCCAACGGTCTGGTTGGCCTCGTCAACGAGACCCTGTTCCGTTACGACCCGGTCGCCGACAAGTACATCGACTGGCTGGCTGAGAAGGGCGAGTGGGATAGCCCGACCGTGTTCAAGCTGACCATCCGCTCCGGCATCAAGTGGAGCGATGGCGGCGACTTCACCGCCGACGACGTGAAGTGGAACATCGATCTCGGCAAGCTGCCGACCATCTGGTGGAACGATCTTTACAAGAGCATCAAGAGTGTCGAGGCGGCCGGCAACACGGTGACGGTGACCTTCGAAGGTACGCCCAACTA
Above is a window of Pleomorphomonas sp. T1.2MG-36 DNA encoding:
- a CDS encoding LacI family transcriptional regulator; translated protein: MVSHDETRSEDAPAQPPARPTLKTIARLAGLGVTTVSRALHDAPDIGEETKARVRKLADSLGYQPNRAGVRLRTGRSHVIALVLATEAEELGINSQLIYGISEALSSSTYQLVVMMHDPASNPLEPVRNIVEAGAADGILFARIEPDDARVRFLTERGVPFATHGRTSMGIVHPYFDFDNEAYAESAVKRLASLGRRRVALVGPPPHLAYARHMASGFCRGVTALGLETVAVVGIDTDSPHECIQAEVFRLMQRADRPDGFVSGGAVAALSVTAGAESAGLVLGRDFDVVIKESSDLFRKFRPAIETAHEDFRAAGRWLARAIVGRIEGTADADTHFLDEPRIAVSETMEARVAANGIR